From a region of the Alnus glutinosa chromosome 1, dhAlnGlut1.1, whole genome shotgun sequence genome:
- the LOC133871576 gene encoding phloretin 4'-O-glucosyltransferase-like, translating into MVRPHFLLITHPVQGHINPGLQFAKLLIRLGGCVTFVTSIAARRRMTESNALDGLSFSTFSDGYDDGFKPGDDVNHQRSEIRRCGSQVLTDLIVSGANEGDPFTALIYAMLLPWAAEVASGLHLPSAFLWIQPATVLDIYYYYFNSYADVIWNSSNDPSCSVKLPGLPLLAGRDMPSFLLASNSYTSALPSFQEQLEALEKESNPRILVNTFDALEPDALRAIEKFNLIGIGPLIPSAFLDGKDPSDTSFGGDLFQSSKDHYIKWLNSKPKSSVIYVSFGSLLVLAKQQMEEIARGLLDCGSPFLWVIRAKENKEEEKEEEKLSCREELEERGMIVTWCSQVEVLSHPSLGCFVTHCGWNSTLESLVSGVPVVAYPHWSDQGTNAKLIQDVWKTGVRVTANEVGIVESDEIKRCLELVIGGGEEGGEMRRNAKKWRDLAREATKEGGSSYENLKSFVDEIKEGCC; encoded by the coding sequence ATGGTCCGCCCCCACTTCCTCCTCATAACACATCCTGTTCAAGGCCATATCAATCCTGGCCTGCAATTCGCCAAGCTCCTCATTCGCTTGGGGGGTTGTGTCACCTTTGTCACCAGCATTGCCGCTCGTCGTCGCATGACCGAAAGCAATGCTCTTGATGGCTTGTCCTTCTCCACCTTCTCTGACGGCTACGATGACGGGTTTAAACCTGGTGACGATGTCAACCACCAGAGGTCCGAGATCAGGCGCTGTGGCTCCCAAGTTCTCACTGATCTTATCGTGTCTGGTGCAAACGAGGGTGACCCATTTACGGCCTTAATCTACGCGATGCTCCTCCCTTGGGCGGCCGAAGTTGCGAGTGGACTTCACCTCCCATCAGCATTTCTTTGGATTCAACCTGCCACAGTTTTGGACATATACTACTACTACTTCAATAGTTATGCTGATGTCATCTGGAACAGCAGCAATGACCCTTCGTGTTCAGTAAAACTACCAGGACTACCATTGCTCGCTGGCCGTGACATGCCCTCCTTTTTGCTTGCTTCAAATTCGTATACTTCTGCACTTCCATCATTTCAAGAGCAACTTGAAGCACTTGAAAAAGAAAGCAACCCGAGAATTCTAGTGAATACCTTTGATGCACTAGAGCCCGATGCCTTAAGGGCGATCGAAAAGTTTAATTTGATTGGAATTGGGCCGCTAATTCCATCTGCTTTTTTGGATGGAAAAGATCCATCCGATACTTCTTTCGGAGGAGATCTTTTCCAAAGCTCCAAGGATCACTACATCAAATGGCTCAACTCTAAGCCCAAATCATCTGTTATTTACGTGTCGTTTGGGAGCTTATTGGTGTTAGCCAAGCAACAAATGGAGGAAATTGCACGCGGATTGTTGGATTGTGGCAGCCCCTTCTTGTGGGTCATAAGAGCCaaggaaaacaaagaagaagagaaggaagaagagaaactgagttgtAGAGAGGAATTGGAAGAAAGGGGAATGATAGTGACATGGTGCTCCCAGGTGGAGGTTTTGTCACACCCCTCATTGGGATGCTTTGTGACACATTGTGGATGGAATTCAACTTTGGAGAGTTTGGTTTCTGGGGTTCCCGTGGTAGCGTATCCCCATTGGTCGGATCAAGGGACAAACGCAAAGCTAATCCAGGATGTGTGGAAGACAGGAGTGCGAGTGACTGCAAATGAGGTTGGGATTGTTGAAAGTGATGAGATCAAGAGGTGCTTGGAATTGGTTATTGGAGGTGGAGAGGAAGGGGGAGAAATGAGAAGGAATGCTAAGAAATGGAGGGATTTGGCTAGGGAGGCCACCAAGGAAGGTGGCTCTTCGTATGAGAATCTTAAATCCTTTGTGGATGAGATTAAAGAAGGATGTTGTTAG